A single region of the Thermoanaerobacterium aotearoense genome encodes:
- the uxaC gene encoding glucuronate isomerase, translating into MKNFMDEDFLLDNEVAVKLFHDYASKMPIFDFHCHLNPKDIYEDKKFKNITEVWLYGDHYKWRLMRSNGVDEKYITGDADDYSKFLEFAKTMPMAIGNPVFHWTHLELQRYFGVNELLNEKTAPMIWEKVNAVLNSSDFSVRNIIKNSNVKILCTTDDPTDSLEYHKLLRDDESFSVKVLPAFRPDKGINIDKDDFKDWVKKLEEASGMAIEDYQDYLDALNSRLEYFDSLGCRLSDHALDFVAYEESSDEEVDGIFKKALNGEKLSQIEIDKFKTNILQFLGRKYKELGWAMQLHIAALRNTNTRMFENLGPDTGYDSINDVNIAYPLSKLLDSLEATGELPKTILYTLNPKDNYVLATLMGSFQGEGIPGKMQFGSAWWFNDNIDGMREQMRTLANVGLLSKFVGMVTDSRSFLSYPRHEYFRRILCNLIGQWVDKGEVPYDIDLLGKIVEDISYNNAVNYFGV; encoded by the coding sequence ATGAAGAATTTTATGGATGAAGATTTTCTATTAGACAACGAAGTTGCTGTTAAACTATTTCATGATTATGCTTCAAAGATGCCTATATTTGATTTTCACTGTCATTTGAATCCTAAAGATATTTACGAAGACAAAAAATTTAAAAACATCACGGAAGTTTGGCTATATGGCGATCACTATAAATGGAGACTTATGAGAAGCAATGGCGTCGATGAAAAGTATATTACAGGTGATGCTGATGATTACAGCAAATTTTTAGAGTTTGCAAAGACTATGCCTATGGCTATCGGCAATCCTGTTTTTCATTGGACACATTTAGAGCTTCAGCGGTACTTTGGCGTCAATGAGCTTCTAAATGAGAAAACAGCTCCAATGATATGGGAAAAAGTTAACGCTGTATTAAATAGCAGCGATTTCAGTGTAAGAAACATCATTAAGAATTCAAACGTAAAGATATTGTGTACAACAGATGATCCGACAGATAGCCTTGAGTATCACAAACTTTTGAGAGATGATGAAAGCTTTAGTGTAAAGGTTTTGCCTGCATTTAGACCTGACAAGGGTATAAACATTGACAAGGACGATTTTAAAGACTGGGTCAAAAAGCTTGAAGAAGCAAGTGGAATGGCCATTGAAGATTACCAGGATTACTTAGATGCATTGAATTCACGACTGGAGTACTTTGACAGCTTAGGATGCAGGCTGTCAGATCACGCTCTCGACTTTGTAGCTTATGAAGAGTCTTCTGATGAAGAAGTCGATGGTATATTCAAAAAAGCCTTGAATGGAGAGAAACTTTCTCAAATCGAGATAGATAAGTTTAAGACGAATATACTTCAATTCTTAGGAAGAAAGTACAAAGAGCTTGGATGGGCCATGCAGCTTCACATTGCAGCATTGAGGAATACAAATACCAGGATGTTTGAAAACTTAGGACCTGACACAGGTTACGACTCCATAAATGATGTTAATATAGCTTATCCGTTATCTAAGCTTTTGGATTCATTAGAAGCTACAGGAGAACTTCCTAAGACCATATTGTACACATTAAACCCAAAGGACAACTACGTTTTGGCAACCCTCATGGGAAGCTTCCAAGGAGAAGGGATTCCAGGGAAAATGCAATTTGGCTCTGCATGGTGGTTTAATGACAACATCGATGGAATGAGGGAGCAGATGAGGACGCTGGCAAATGTAGGACTTTTAAGCAAATTCGTTGGAATGGTTACTGATTCGAGAAGTTTTCTATCATACCCAAGACATGAATACTTTAGAAGGATACTGTGCAACTTGATTGGACAGTGGGTAGATAAAGGTGAGGTTCCTTACGATATAGATTTATTAGGGAAGATAGTTGAAGACATTTCTTATAACAATGCGGTAAATTATTTTGGAGTATAG